From Elusimicrobiota bacterium, the proteins below share one genomic window:
- a CDS encoding VTT domain-containing protein — protein MIAEMTQWILELLRTHGSVSVFIGVIIESVIVPIPSPLIIMGAGAILIAPDIGWGAASFDILKLIVFPATVASTLGAYIGYGIGFWGGKPMIEKLEKFLGFGWQDVMNMERRFQGRRMGWTIFLLRALPIVPLSLISAAAGVIRLPVWAFTWWTFLGSVPRCLFLGYLGWILHDAYYAMANKLNFVESLVSVGIVAGAGLLVLWLRFRMSGPKKT, from the coding sequence ATGATCGCGGAAATGACGCAGTGGATTTTGGAGCTTTTGCGCACGCACGGATCCGTGAGCGTGTTTATCGGCGTGATCATCGAATCAGTGATCGTGCCCATCCCTTCGCCTCTTATTATCATGGGCGCGGGCGCCATTTTAATCGCGCCGGACATTGGTTGGGGCGCAGCCTCGTTTGATATTTTAAAGTTGATCGTTTTCCCCGCCACCGTGGCTTCGACGCTGGGCGCTTATATCGGCTACGGCATCGGTTTCTGGGGCGGCAAACCCATGATCGAGAAACTGGAAAAATTTTTGGGATTCGGCTGGCAGGATGTGATGAATATGGAACGCCGTTTCCAGGGCCGGCGCATGGGCTGGACGATTTTTCTTTTGCGCGCGCTGCCCATCGTGCCGTTGTCGCTGATTTCAGCGGCCGCGGGCGTGATCCGCCTCCCGGTTTGGGCCTTTACCTGGTGGACTTTTTTGGGCTCGGTGCCCCGCTGCCTGTTTTTAGGCTATCTCGGCTGGATTCTCCATGACGCCTACTATGCCATGGCTAATAAACTTAATTTTGTGGAGAGTTTGGTTTCCGTAGGCATTGTGGCCGGCGCCGGGCTGTTGGTTCTTTGGCTGCGCTTCAGGATGAGCGGCCCCAAAAAAACCTGA
- a CDS encoding tetratricopeptide repeat protein, translated as MTLRAIQWVKAHKGVVLTVSFILVLAVILGGAFIIQIRELEDRGWQLLSGGQYLSYQGQTQEAHKYFGEIETRHLNSKLGDFGLLMNATLYAREGQWAQAEERYRSLLNRKKVKPLLPIATIGLARACEAVGKIDEARQHLESFLSLYPDHFSAPQAYESLARVYEMGGNFPKAKEQLERLRVLYPETVWAHRAETRLRLVRP; from the coding sequence ATGACATTAAGAGCAATTCAATGGGTTAAGGCTCATAAAGGCGTTGTTTTAACGGTTTCATTCATCCTGGTCTTAGCCGTTATTTTAGGCGGCGCTTTCATCATTCAAATCAGAGAGCTCGAGGACAGAGGATGGCAATTGCTTTCCGGCGGGCAGTACCTCTCTTATCAGGGTCAAACCCAAGAAGCCCACAAATATTTCGGCGAAATCGAAACCCGTCATTTAAACAGTAAATTGGGGGATTTCGGCCTATTAATGAATGCCACCCTTTATGCCCGGGAAGGCCAATGGGCCCAGGCCGAAGAACGCTACAGGAGCCTATTAAATCGTAAGAAGGTCAAACCTCTGCTGCCGATCGCAACCATAGGATTGGCCCGGGCTTGCGAGGCCGTCGGCAAAATCGATGAGGCCCGCCAACATTTGGAAAGTTTTCTTTCCCTCTATCCGGACCACTTTTCCGCTCCGCAAGCCTATGAAAGCCTGGCCAGGGTCTATGAGATGGGGGGGAACTTTCCTAAGGCTAAAGAACAACTGGAACGCCTAAGAGTGCTTTATCCGGAAACGGTTTGGGCCCATCGAGCAGAGACCCGATTGCGCCTCGTTCGTCCCTGA
- a CDS encoding sigma-70 family RNA polymerase sigma factor → MAESQGTNFDLTKQYFKGIQRLKEFTREDMHLLWVKAKRGDKKAKKTIMESNLKLVIPIAKKYHRAGLDFLDLIEEGNLGLMHAIDKFEPSKGFRFSTYASYWIEQSIRRAIEEQSKTIRIPPHAWEALRKWFKAWDRLHGRLGRDPSVSEMAKNTGLTARQIKGIVNAAEAAKEMGSLESPIGNDENLVLEEVIKDPQERTPDHAIGASRTNDEIKKALNELSYRERQVLTFRYGMKGAEVHTLEEVGKELKLSRERVRQIETRALERLRRIAHRMGLVESGVISTQLRRTEKQKNVLRLTRGVIWSSQALGKKLKMG, encoded by the coding sequence ATGGCTGAAAGTCAGGGAACGAATTTCGATTTAACGAAGCAGTATTTCAAAGGGATTCAACGCCTCAAGGAATTCACCCGCGAGGACATGCACCTCCTTTGGGTAAAAGCCAAGCGCGGCGACAAAAAAGCCAAAAAGACGATTATGGAATCGAATCTCAAGCTGGTCATTCCCATCGCCAAAAAATATCACCGCGCCGGGCTCGACTTTCTGGATTTAATCGAAGAGGGAAATTTGGGACTCATGCATGCCATCGACAAATTCGAACCGTCCAAGGGCTTCCGCTTCTCGACTTACGCCTCTTATTGGATTGAGCAAAGCATCCGCCGCGCCATCGAGGAGCAGTCGAAAACCATCCGCATCCCGCCGCATGCCTGGGAGGCGCTCAGGAAATGGTTCAAGGCCTGGGACCGCCTTCACGGGCGCCTGGGCCGCGATCCGTCCGTATCGGAAATGGCCAAAAATACCGGGCTCACCGCCCGGCAGATCAAAGGCATCGTCAACGCCGCCGAGGCCGCCAAAGAAATGGGCTCTCTTGAGAGCCCGATCGGCAACGATGAAAATCTTGTGTTGGAAGAAGTCATCAAAGACCCGCAAGAAAGAACCCCCGATCACGCGATCGGCGCCTCAAGAACAAACGACGAAATCAAAAAAGCGCTCAACGAACTCTCCTACCGCGAACGCCAAGTGCTGACCTTCCGTTACGGCATGAAAGGCGCGGAAGTTCACACCCTTGAGGAAGTGGGCAAGGAGTTGAAGCTTTCCCGCGAGCGTGTCCGCCAAATTGAAACGAGGGCCTTGGAGCGCCTGCGCCGGATCGCCCATCGCATGGGCCTGGTTGAAAGCGGCGTTATTTCCACGCAGCTGCGCCGCACCGAGAAACAAAAAAATGTTTTACGTTTAACGCGAGGTGTGATATGGTCAAGCCAAGCCTTAGGCAAAAAACTCAAGATGGGCTGA
- a CDS encoding acylphosphatase, with protein MAEKRARLIVRGVVQGIGYRYFAQKMAKQSNLQGWVKNQPDGSVELAVEGDESDIERLIASLKQKHPWAKVDAVEIEWQPYAGEFQTFEITY; from the coding sequence ATGGCGGAAAAAAGAGCGCGCTTGATCGTGCGTGGGGTCGTTCAAGGCATCGGCTACCGCTATTTCGCCCAAAAAATGGCCAAACAATCAAATCTGCAGGGCTGGGTCAAAAACCAGCCGGACGGCTCCGTCGAATTGGCCGTCGAAGGCGACGAGAGCGACATCGAACGCCTCATCGCTTCCTTAAAGCAAAAACACCCCTGGGCTAAAGTCGACGCCGTTGAAATCGAGTGGCAACCCTACGCGGGAGAATTCCAGACTTTCGAAATAACCTATTAA
- a CDS encoding adenine phosphoribosyltransferase produces MVKPSLRQKTQDGLTPLIGAIRNISDFPKPGILFRDITPLLGNARLFKKTIDLLAKPYAKSGVDYVVGIEARGFIFGSAIACRLGCGFVPMRKKGKLPHHTVSVTYDLEYGQDTLEIHRDAFLSGKKVLIADDVLATGGTSLAAAQLVEKAGGEITAISFLVELLPLNGRAKISRYPVHSLIQF; encoded by the coding sequence ATGGTCAAGCCAAGCCTTAGGCAAAAAACTCAAGATGGGCTGACCCCGCTCATCGGGGCCATCCGCAACATCTCAGATTTTCCGAAACCGGGCATTCTTTTTAGGGATATTACCCCGCTTTTAGGGAACGCCCGCCTGTTTAAAAAAACCATCGATTTGCTCGCCAAGCCTTACGCCAAGTCGGGCGTGGATTACGTCGTCGGTATTGAAGCCAGAGGATTTATTTTCGGCAGCGCCATCGCATGCCGCTTAGGCTGCGGATTTGTGCCCATGAGGAAAAAAGGCAAGCTGCCCCATCATACGGTCAGCGTCACGTACGACCTTGAATACGGCCAGGATACGCTCGAAATTCACCGCGACGCCTTCCTATCGGGTAAAAAGGTCCTAATCGCCGACGATGTCTTGGCCACCGGCGGAACGTCCCTGGCCGCGGCCCAGCTTGTCGAAAAAGCGGGGGGGGAAATTACCGCGATATCTTTCCTTGTTGAGTTGCTGCCTTTAAACGGCCGGGCTAAAATCAGCCGGTACCCCGTACACTCCCTGATCCAGTTTTAA